One Streptomyces sp. P9-A2 DNA window includes the following coding sequences:
- a CDS encoding peptidylprolyl isomerase: MVSQEQRRRQLAREKFLRQQQRRTEARRKGRIRNSVIASVLGVVLVGSLGLYTAGAFEQDEDTSNANAEVTPSAEAPSKAPDPCEKPAGGKVATKTWKKEPALSIDKSAKYTMTLETTCGAIDMALKASAAPHTVNSFEFLAGEGYFDHSTCHRITTNGIYVLQCGDPTGAGTGGPGYTIPDENLKDESLKDSTYPAGTVAMANTGQKDSGGSQFFLVYEDSPLPPSYTPFGTLSEAGLKVLKKIAGAGDTTGAGDGPPNATVVINKATVTKS, encoded by the coding sequence GTGGTCAGCCAGGAGCAGCGGCGGCGTCAGCTCGCCCGGGAGAAGTTCTTGCGGCAGCAGCAGCGGCGTACCGAGGCGCGCCGCAAGGGGCGGATCCGTAACTCGGTGATCGCGTCCGTCCTCGGTGTGGTGCTGGTCGGCAGCCTCGGGCTGTACACGGCCGGGGCGTTCGAGCAGGACGAGGACACGTCCAACGCGAACGCGGAGGTCACGCCCAGCGCTGAGGCGCCGAGCAAGGCGCCCGACCCGTGCGAGAAGCCCGCGGGGGGCAAGGTCGCGACGAAGACCTGGAAGAAGGAGCCGGCGCTCTCCATCGACAAGTCGGCGAAGTACACGATGACGCTCGAGACGACCTGCGGCGCGATCGACATGGCGCTGAAGGCGTCGGCGGCCCCGCACACCGTCAACTCGTTCGAGTTCCTGGCCGGTGAGGGCTACTTCGACCACAGCACGTGCCACCGGATCACCACCAACGGCATCTACGTGCTGCAGTGCGGTGACCCGACGGGCGCCGGCACCGGCGGCCCCGGCTACACGATTCCGGACGAGAACCTGAAGGACGAGAGCCTCAAGGACAGCACCTACCCGGCGGGCACCGTCGCCATGGCGAACACCGGGCAGAAGGACAGCGGCGGCAGCCAGTTCTTCCTGGTGTACGAGGACAGCCCGCTCCCGCCGAGCTACACCCCGTTCGGCACCCTCTCGGAGGCCGGCCTGAAGGTCCTGAAGAAGATCGCCGGAGCCGGTGACACCACCGGAGCGGGTGACGGGCCCCCCAACGCGACGGTCGTCATCAACAAGGCGACGGTCACCAAATCCTGA
- a CDS encoding MBL fold metallo-hydrolase, with translation MLIAGFPAGAWGTNCYLVAPAAGEECVIIDPGHQAAPGVEEAVRKHRLKPVAVVLTHGHIDHVASVVPVCGAHDVPAWIHPDDRYMMSDPEKGIGRTIGMPLMGELTVGEPADVRELADGAKLDLAGLRLTVAHAPGHTKGSVTFGLPEAADIPPVFFSGDLLFAGSIGRTDLPGGDTAELLDSLARVCLPLDDSTVVLAGHGPRTTIGQERATNPYLRQVAADGPGRGAADAPRRGM, from the coding sequence GTGCTCATTGCCGGGTTCCCCGCCGGGGCCTGGGGGACGAACTGTTATCTCGTCGCCCCCGCCGCCGGTGAGGAGTGCGTGATCATCGATCCCGGCCACCAGGCCGCCCCCGGAGTCGAGGAGGCGGTCCGCAAGCACCGGCTGAAGCCCGTCGCCGTCGTCCTCACCCACGGACACATCGACCACGTGGCCTCCGTCGTCCCCGTGTGCGGGGCGCACGACGTACCGGCCTGGATCCACCCCGACGACCGGTACATGATGAGCGACCCCGAGAAGGGCATCGGCCGCACCATCGGCATGCCGCTGATGGGCGAGCTGACCGTCGGGGAGCCGGCCGACGTCAGGGAACTGGCCGACGGGGCGAAGCTCGACCTGGCCGGGCTGCGGCTGACGGTCGCGCACGCGCCGGGCCATACCAAGGGGTCGGTGACCTTCGGCCTGCCCGAGGCGGCGGACATCCCGCCGGTGTTCTTCTCGGGCGACCTGCTGTTCGCCGGCTCCATCGGACGCACCGACCTGCCCGGTGGTGACACGGCCGAACTGCTCGACTCGCTGGCCCGCGTGTGCCTGCCGCTCGACGACTCGACCGTGGTGCTGGCCGGACACGGCCCCCGGACGACCATCGGCCAGGAGCGCGCCACCAACCCGTATCTGCGGCAGGTGGCGGCGGACGGCCCAGGGCGCGGCGCCGCCGACGCTCCCCGACGAGGAATGTGA
- the hisS gene encoding histidine--tRNA ligase, which yields MSTFKAPKGTYDLIPPDSATYLAVREAIAAPLRGSGYGYIETPGFENVELFARGVGESTDIVTKEMYAFETKGGDRLALRPEGTASVLRAALEANLHKAGNLPVKLWYSGSYYRYERPQKGRYRHFSQVGAEAIGAEDPALDAELIILADQAYRSLGLSEFRILLNSLGDKECRPVYRTALQDFLRGLDLDEDTLRRADINPLRVLDDKREAVQKQLTGAPLLRDYLCDACKAYHEEVRELVTAAGVAFEDDPRLVRGLDYYTRTTFEFVHDGLGSQSAVGGGGRYDGLSEMIGGPVLPSVGWALGVDRTVLALEAEGVELELPATTSVFAVPLGEEARRVLFAKVTELRKNGVAADFAYGGKGLKAAMKAANRSGARYALVLGERDLAEGVVQLKDMESGEQTAVGVHEIVAELEARLG from the coding sequence GTGAGCACCTTCAAGGCCCCCAAGGGCACCTACGACCTGATCCCGCCGGACAGCGCCACGTACCTCGCCGTCCGCGAGGCCATCGCCGCCCCGCTGCGCGGCTCCGGCTACGGCTACATCGAGACACCCGGTTTCGAGAACGTCGAACTGTTCGCGCGCGGTGTCGGTGAGTCCACCGACATCGTCACCAAGGAGATGTACGCCTTCGAGACCAAGGGCGGCGACCGCCTCGCCCTGCGGCCCGAGGGCACGGCCTCCGTGCTGCGCGCGGCCCTGGAGGCCAACCTGCACAAGGCGGGCAACCTCCCGGTCAAGCTCTGGTACTCCGGCTCGTACTACCGCTACGAGCGCCCCCAGAAGGGCCGCTACCGTCACTTCTCCCAGGTCGGCGCCGAGGCGATCGGTGCCGAGGACCCGGCGCTCGACGCCGAGCTGATCATCCTGGCCGACCAGGCGTACCGCTCCCTGGGGCTCAGCGAATTCCGCATCCTGCTGAACTCCCTGGGCGACAAGGAATGCCGCCCCGTCTACCGGACCGCGCTCCAGGACTTCCTGCGCGGACTGGACCTGGACGAGGACACCCTGCGCCGCGCGGACATCAACCCGCTGCGCGTCCTGGACGACAAGCGCGAAGCGGTGCAGAAGCAGCTGACCGGCGCCCCCCTGCTGCGCGACTACCTGTGCGACGCCTGCAAGGCGTACCACGAGGAGGTCCGTGAGCTGGTCACGGCCGCGGGCGTCGCCTTCGAGGACGACCCCAGGCTGGTGCGAGGACTGGACTACTACACGCGCACCACCTTCGAGTTCGTCCACGACGGTCTGGGCTCCCAGTCGGCGGTGGGCGGCGGCGGCCGCTACGACGGTCTCTCGGAGATGATCGGCGGCCCCGTGCTGCCGTCCGTCGGCTGGGCGCTCGGCGTCGACCGCACCGTGCTGGCCCTGGAGGCGGAGGGTGTCGAACTCGAGCTCCCGGCCACCACCAGCGTGTTCGCCGTCCCGCTCGGCGAGGAGGCCCGACGGGTGCTGTTCGCCAAGGTCACCGAACTGCGCAAGAACGGCGTCGCCGCCGACTTCGCCTACGGCGGCAAGGGCCTGAAGGCGGCGATGAAGGCGGCCAACCGCTCGGGCGCGCGCTACGCCCTGGTGCTCGGCGAGCGCGACCTCGCCGAGGGCGTCGTCCAGCTCAAGGACATGGAGTCCGGCGAGCAGACCGCGGTGGGCGTCCACGAGATCGTGGCCGAGCTGGAGGCCCGGCTCGGCTGA